From a region of the Paenibacillus sp. FSL R10-2734 genome:
- a CDS encoding asparaginase has product MNGLQSKLAKTTVAAGLTFTLLFSSTTMLPVSTTYAAEVTQTVVGTVIPLPKVQVIATGGTIAGKSVDETSFQNYRAGTLLMEDMVKALPNLKKFADVTSYQFGNAGSGSYTMQQLYDLSLKVDKALETQDGIVVTTGTDTMEEIAYFLDLTVRSSKPVVVTGSMRPWTVIGSDAQANLFNAIKLAASGKTKYYGTVLMLNDEIHTAREVTKTNAYRTDTFESPQLGILGYIDENNIRIYRANSRALLTADKWATPFDLTKIKSSDMPKVEIAYAYQDAGSGAITGFVKDGAKGIVTSGTGAGGVSKAMGEARTKAIKENGVIFVSTTRTGSGSNYGSGDGIIAGDNLNAAHARILLELSLAFSSDFNTIKGWFDTYGSGQVAIADK; this is encoded by the coding sequence ATGAATGGATTACAATCAAAGCTCGCCAAAACTACTGTTGCCGCAGGACTCACTTTCACTCTACTCTTTTCCTCTACAACAATGCTTCCCGTTTCTACCACTTATGCTGCAGAGGTTACCCAAACGGTTGTAGGAACGGTTATACCTCTTCCAAAGGTCCAAGTTATAGCAACCGGTGGCACGATTGCCGGTAAATCTGTAGATGAGACCAGCTTCCAGAACTATAGAGCCGGGACTTTGTTAATGGAAGATATGGTTAAGGCATTGCCGAACCTTAAAAAATTCGCCGATGTTACTAGCTATCAATTTGGAAATGCAGGCTCTGGCTCGTATACCATGCAACAACTATATGATCTCTCCTTAAAAGTAGATAAAGCACTAGAAACCCAAGATGGCATCGTTGTAACTACAGGTACAGATACGATGGAGGAAATTGCTTATTTCCTAGATCTTACGGTGCGTAGCTCCAAGCCTGTTGTAGTAACTGGCTCTATGCGTCCATGGACTGTTATTGGAAGTGACGCTCAGGCCAATCTATTTAACGCTATTAAACTAGCTGCTAGTGGAAAGACGAAATATTACGGTACTGTGCTCATGCTAAATGACGAGATTCATACAGCTAGAGAGGTTACCAAGACGAATGCTTATCGTACAGACACTTTTGAATCTCCACAACTAGGAATCCTCGGATATATCGATGAAAATAATATTAGAATATATCGTGCGAATTCCAGAGCACTATTGACCGCTGATAAATGGGCAACGCCTTTCGATCTAACTAAGATTAAGAGCAGCGATATGCCTAAGGTAGAAATTGCCTATGCCTACCAAGATGCGGGGTCCGGGGCAATTACAGGTTTTGTTAAAGACGGAGCAAAGGGCATTGTTACTTCAGGCACAGGGGCTGGTGGTGTATCTAAAGCTATGGGAGAAGCTCGTACGAAAGCTATAAAGGAAAACGGGGTTATCTTCGTCTCTACCACACGCACGGGTTCCGGTTCTAACTATGGATCAGGTGACGGCATAATTGCCGGAGACAATCTAAACGCAGCACATGCCCGAATTCTACTAGAATTGTCACTGGCATTCAGCAGCGATTTCAACACTATTAAAGGCTGGTTTGACACCTATGGCTCCGGCCAAGTAGCCATAGCCGACAAATAA
- a CDS encoding ABC transporter ATP-binding protein yields the protein MSAKLLMKQVTKTYGDGDSTVSVLNNLNLIVNEGEFVAVLGPSGTGKSTFLSAAGALLTPTSGEIFIDGESLTDKSKSELTELRLEKIGFMFQSAQLLPYLKVEEQLLFVAKQGKMSSKEAKERAADLMKRLDIWKRRNHYPEQLSGGEKQRVAIARAWMNKPAILFADEPTASLDFKRGREVVKMIADEVKNEGKAAVMVTHDERMLEWCDRVLHLEDGHLVEHELSKI from the coding sequence ATGAGTGCGAAATTATTGATGAAGCAAGTGACCAAGACCTATGGTGATGGCGATTCAACTGTATCTGTTCTGAACAATCTGAATCTTATAGTTAATGAAGGGGAATTCGTGGCTGTCCTTGGACCTTCGGGAACAGGGAAGAGTACATTCCTTTCAGCAGCGGGTGCGCTTCTTACACCAACCAGTGGTGAGATTTTCATAGACGGAGAATCACTTACAGACAAAAGTAAAAGTGAGCTGACCGAGCTACGATTAGAGAAGATCGGCTTTATGTTCCAAAGCGCACAGCTATTACCTTACTTAAAGGTAGAAGAACAGCTTCTATTTGTAGCTAAACAGGGTAAGATGAGCTCTAAAGAAGCAAAGGAACGGGCAGCTGATTTGATGAAGCGTCTGGATATCTGGAAACGTCGGAACCATTATCCTGAGCAACTATCAGGCGGGGAGAAGCAACGTGTAGCTATCGCAAGAGCTTGGATGAATAAACCCGCAATCCTGTTTGCAGATGAACCAACTGCCAGTTTGGATTTCAAACGAGGTAGAGAAGTCGTGAAAATGATTGCTGACGAAGTAAAAAATGAAGGTAAGGCTGCAGTGATGGTTACTCATGATGAACGGATGCTTGAATGGTGCGACCGTGTGTTGCATCTGGAAGATGGACATTTGGTTGAACACGAGTTAAGCAAAATATAG
- a CDS encoding ABC transporter permease — protein MFLALREMRHSKARYLLIMVIMLLVSFLVLFVTGLARGLAYANISAVENMPANYFVVQKDADQTFRRSQLTDTELKNVRAVVGDNNASSLALQMSTVTANDADTKADITFFAVDMDGLLAPKVIEGDKITNDSQGSVIVDRDLEQSGIKIGSTIRDQATGKEFKVTGYVENSSYSHTPVVYINNKDWQEMRQGVNQGSEASSTVPFNVIALNANAGQVDKISANSKDVEVITQKVAISNIPGYSSEQGSLLMMIVFLFVIAGFVLAVFFYVITIQKTSQFGILKAMGTKMSYLAWSVVGQVMILAIASLSISLLLTFGMNQVLPDTMPFQLEPSTILLTSCLFVGMSLLGSLISVTKVAKVDALEAIGRAGA, from the coding sequence ATGTTTTTAGCTCTTAGGGAAATGCGACATTCTAAAGCCAGATACCTGTTAATTATGGTTATCATGTTATTGGTTTCCTTTCTTGTACTTTTCGTAACAGGACTGGCCAGAGGGTTAGCATATGCTAATATCTCAGCAGTAGAGAATATGCCGGCAAACTATTTCGTGGTGCAGAAGGATGCGGATCAGACGTTTAGGCGTTCTCAGTTAACAGATACGGAGCTCAAGAATGTTCGAGCAGTAGTAGGAGACAATAATGCTTCCTCACTCGCTCTACAGATGAGCACAGTGACTGCGAACGATGCGGATACCAAAGCAGATATTACTTTTTTTGCAGTAGATATGGACGGTTTACTAGCCCCAAAAGTGATTGAAGGTGACAAGATAACGAATGACTCGCAGGGAAGTGTTATCGTTGATCGTGACTTGGAACAGTCGGGCATTAAGATTGGTAGTACGATCCGAGATCAGGCAACTGGGAAGGAATTTAAAGTTACAGGATATGTTGAGAATAGCTCATACAGCCATACCCCAGTAGTCTATATCAACAATAAAGATTGGCAGGAAATGAGACAAGGCGTTAATCAAGGTAGTGAGGCTTCATCAACGGTACCTTTTAATGTAATTGCGCTTAATGCAAACGCTGGGCAAGTGGATAAGATCTCAGCTAATTCAAAAGATGTAGAGGTTATTACGCAAAAAGTTGCGATCTCCAATATTCCGGGTTATTCGTCAGAGCAAGGTTCATTGCTTATGATGATTGTCTTCCTCTTTGTAATTGCTGGATTTGTTCTGGCTGTATTCTTCTACGTCATTACGATTCAGAAAACAAGCCAGTTTGGTATTCTGAAGGCCATGGGTACAAAAATGTCGTACTTGGCTTGGAGCGTAGTTGGGCAGGTTATGATTTTGGCCATTGCAAGTCTTAGCATTAGCTTGCTACTAACCTTTGGAATGAATCAGGTTCTACCAGACACTATGCCATTCCAGCTGGAACCTTCAACAATTCTATTAACCAGCTGTTTGTTCGTTGGGATGTCTCTTTTAGGATCACTCATTTCTGTCACTAAAGTGGCTAAAGTAGATGCATTAGAAGCAATTGGGAGGGCTGGAGCATGA
- a CDS encoding HAMP domain-containing sensor histidine kinase, which produces MSSLLGFLVSNIYYQAQIKSQNDAKLTGMAIEIQQFTESHPESMEEYLRSVADLGYKIYLTNAEGESRFYGKPFRDENLEEHQLQTVLNGQVYHGVAEFPVSAFITGFFDNQLSNTIGVPVKVNNETYALFMRPDAEVQFGELRVFFAVIIGFTVLFSLGFVMISVLHVVRPIIRLTTATKRISKGRYDIKLNTWRRDEIGQLATNFMIMSRELERTNRARQEFVANVSHEIESPLTSIQGFAQALKDSSLPEDERIQYLNIIDQESHRLSMLSKQLLTLSSLDYDPDSLQKKSIDLRAQLRQVVQIMEWRLTEKQLAVRLNLADISVRGDSNLLYQVWMNLITNAIKYTPAEGSIMISAKRDEQNCTVTVSDTGEGIPAEELPLIFDRFYKVDRARTRETHSSGLGLAITQKIVETHNGTIEVSSTVGKGTTFIVTLPLL; this is translated from the coding sequence GTGAGCAGCCTTCTCGGCTTCTTGGTGTCTAATATCTATTATCAAGCTCAAATTAAATCACAGAACGATGCCAAGCTTACGGGGATGGCCATTGAAATTCAGCAATTTACAGAATCTCACCCGGAATCTATGGAGGAGTATCTGCGAAGTGTTGCGGATCTGGGTTATAAGATCTATTTGACGAATGCTGAGGGAGAATCCAGATTTTACGGAAAGCCTTTTCGGGATGAGAACTTGGAAGAGCACCAATTACAGACGGTTCTGAATGGACAAGTGTATCATGGGGTTGCCGAGTTTCCTGTCAGTGCATTTATTACAGGATTCTTTGACAATCAATTAAGCAATACAATTGGTGTTCCTGTTAAAGTCAATAACGAGACATATGCATTGTTTATGCGTCCGGATGCAGAAGTGCAATTTGGTGAGCTGCGCGTATTTTTTGCAGTCATTATAGGGTTTACCGTATTGTTCAGTCTAGGATTTGTAATGATAAGTGTTCTGCATGTGGTTCGGCCCATTATACGATTAACTACGGCAACTAAGCGGATTTCAAAAGGTAGATATGATATAAAGCTGAATACTTGGCGGCGTGATGAGATTGGTCAATTAGCCACAAACTTCATGATTATGAGTCGTGAGCTGGAACGGACAAATCGTGCTCGTCAGGAATTTGTTGCAAATGTATCGCATGAAATCGAATCTCCATTAACTTCTATTCAAGGATTTGCCCAAGCGCTTAAAGATTCTTCTTTACCAGAGGATGAACGGATACAGTATCTCAATATTATTGACCAAGAAAGCCATCGTCTTTCGATGCTTAGCAAACAGCTACTAACGTTATCTTCCCTTGATTATGATCCGGATTCCTTGCAGAAGAAATCCATAGACTTGCGGGCACAGCTTCGGCAGGTCGTTCAAATCATGGAGTGGAGATTAACGGAGAAGCAATTAGCTGTCCGTCTGAATCTTGCTGATATCAGTGTACGTGGAGATTCCAATCTATTGTATCAGGTGTGGATGAACCTCATTACCAATGCTATTAAATATACGCCTGCTGAGGGATCTATTATGATTTCCGCTAAGCGTGACGAGCAGAATTGTACAGTAACCGTTTCAGATACCGGGGAAGGCATTCCAGCCGAGGAATTACCACTAATCTTTGATCGTTTTTATAAAGTCGACCGGGCACGGACACGAGAAACACATAGCAGCGGACTTGGACTGGCGATTACTCAAAAGATTGTAGAGACACATAACGGTACTATAGAAGTATCCAGCACAGTAGGCAAAGGTACGACCTTTATAGTAACTCTTCCGCTTTTGTAA
- a CDS encoding response regulator transcription factor yields the protein MKKILVADDDSNIRTLLKHVLTREGYQVMEASDGRDAIHKLKESTADLAVVDVMMPHVDGLELCQHIRETYDIPIILLTARQQLSDKEQGYLRGTDDYVTKPFEPEELLFRIKALFRRYSIASDDRIRLNSLVIDRKNYEITDGDEVLLLPVKEFELLAQLAQYPGRLYSRSELIDLVWGMDYEGDERTVDVHIKRLRQRFMDYQNDFTIRTVRGIGYKLEMVNS from the coding sequence ATGAAGAAAATTTTGGTAGCAGATGACGATAGCAATATTCGAACTTTATTAAAGCATGTATTGACCAGGGAAGGTTATCAAGTCATGGAGGCCAGCGATGGTCGGGACGCGATACATAAACTGAAAGAAAGCACTGCAGATTTAGCAGTAGTGGATGTAATGATGCCACATGTGGATGGTTTAGAGCTGTGCCAACATATAAGAGAAACGTATGATATACCCATTATTTTGTTAACAGCTCGGCAACAGTTAAGTGATAAAGAACAAGGTTATTTGCGTGGGACAGATGATTATGTAACGAAACCGTTTGAGCCAGAAGAATTGCTGTTTCGGATCAAAGCATTATTTCGTCGTTATTCCATAGCTTCGGATGATCGGATCCGTTTAAATTCACTCGTTATCGATCGCAAAAATTATGAAATCACTGATGGTGATGAAGTTCTGCTTCTTCCTGTAAAGGAATTTGAACTGCTCGCGCAACTGGCACAATATCCAGGACGACTATATTCACGCAGTGAGCTGATTGATTTGGTATGGGGAATGGATTATGAAGGCGATGAACGAACTGTGGATGTACATATCAAGCGATTGCGTCAGCGATTTATGGATTATCAAAATGACTTTACGATTCGTACGGTACGGGGAATCGGTTATAAATTGGAGATGGTGAACTCGTGA
- a CDS encoding metallophosphoesterase, whose amino-acid sequence MKTLRMLASGFAMLLILGLVNLYIGYHVWLIVHEWFSGVSSGLFWTLFLLVAFAYVVGMIPWPKMVKPLARFFKVIGSYYLACMEFAIIMLPLADLLYVVLGWLGVDRTHYISEAGGTLLILLLVFLVWGSINAWSTVIRTHPISIDKSIGTSTPLTIAVASDLHLGNIVGNRHLKKMVSQMNAMKPDVILLAGDVLDDSIEPFIRNSMSEQLKQLKARHGVYAVLGNHEYYGGSIKEYTDLMSSIGIKVLQDEVEEVAGTYIVGRKDKTAETMEAGGRKSVSSLLNGLDLARPVIMMDHQPTGFDVAAQEGVDILLSGHTHRGQIAPNHWITKRLFELDWGYLRKDNLHVVVSSGYGTWGPPIRLASRSEIIKLEVILEGTKQYSEEAVSTKTVLI is encoded by the coding sequence ATGAAAACATTACGAATGTTAGCTTCAGGGTTTGCGATGCTGCTTATTCTGGGCCTTGTTAATTTGTACATTGGTTATCACGTTTGGCTGATTGTTCATGAATGGTTTTCCGGTGTTTCCTCAGGTTTGTTCTGGACATTATTCCTTCTAGTTGCATTTGCGTATGTCGTAGGAATGATACCGTGGCCCAAAATGGTGAAACCGTTAGCCAGATTCTTTAAAGTAATTGGATCGTATTATCTAGCTTGCATGGAATTTGCGATTATTATGTTGCCATTGGCTGACCTGTTGTATGTCGTACTTGGATGGCTGGGAGTTGATCGAACGCACTACATCTCAGAGGCTGGTGGGACTCTGCTGATATTACTGTTAGTTTTTCTAGTCTGGGGTTCGATCAATGCTTGGAGTACAGTGATCCGTACGCATCCCATTTCTATTGATAAATCTATCGGAACCAGTACGCCATTAACCATCGCGGTTGCTTCTGATTTGCATTTGGGTAATATCGTGGGCAATCGGCATCTTAAAAAAATGGTTTCACAAATGAACGCTATGAAGCCTGATGTGATTTTGCTGGCTGGGGATGTACTTGACGATAGTATAGAGCCTTTTATTCGCAATAGTATGAGTGAACAGCTGAAGCAATTAAAAGCACGACATGGTGTATACGCAGTGCTGGGCAATCACGAATATTATGGTGGTTCGATTAAGGAATATACCGATTTGATGAGTAGCATAGGCATTAAAGTCCTTCAGGATGAGGTTGAAGAAGTGGCGGGTACGTATATTGTAGGTCGAAAAGATAAAACTGCCGAGACGATGGAAGCCGGTGGAAGAAAGAGCGTAAGTTCCTTATTGAATGGCCTCGATCTGGCGCGTCCTGTGATCATGATGGATCATCAGCCTACTGGTTTCGACGTTGCAGCTCAGGAGGGGGTAGATATTCTGCTCTCCGGTCATACGCACCGTGGACAGATCGCTCCGAATCACTGGATCACGAAACGGTTATTCGAACTGGACTGGGGTTATCTCCGTAAAGATAACTTGCATGTCGTTGTTTCCTCTGGTTATGGGACATGGGGACCTCCAATCCGTTTAGCCAGCCGTTCGGAGATCATTAAGCTTGAAGTGATTTTAGAAGGTACTAAACAATACAGTGAAGAAGCCGTATCCACAAAGACGGTGTTAATTTAA
- a CDS encoding cation diffusion facilitator family transporter, translating into MENYNDIKQGEKGAWLSIVAYIFLSAIKLFIGTVAGSQALLADGLNNSTDIIASIAVLVGLKISRRPPDSNHSYGHFRAETVASLIASFIMIVVGLQVLYQGMNKFIQPELESPDLIAAWTAVFCAVIMMGVYMYNIRLARSINSNAMRAVALDNRSDALVSIGAFVGIVASSFGIPWLDPLTAIIVGLIICKTAWDIFSKATHDLTDGFDAEELELMKETVAEIDGVQSIKDIKARIHGNNVLVDTTVLVDSELSVVQSHDITEEIEEQLKDRHQVSNVLVHIEPVLK; encoded by the coding sequence TTGGAAAATTACAACGACATTAAACAGGGTGAAAAAGGAGCTTGGCTAAGCATAGTTGCTTATATCTTCCTTTCCGCAATCAAGCTGTTCATTGGTACGGTCGCGGGATCTCAAGCGTTGCTTGCAGACGGGCTGAACAACAGCACTGATATTATTGCTTCTATTGCAGTACTAGTTGGCCTCAAAATCTCCAGAAGACCACCAGATTCCAATCACAGCTACGGGCATTTCAGAGCGGAAACCGTGGCATCCTTAATTGCTTCATTCATTATGATTGTGGTGGGACTTCAAGTGTTGTACCAGGGCATGAACAAATTTATCCAACCTGAACTAGAAAGTCCAGATCTTATAGCAGCCTGGACGGCAGTCTTTTGTGCTGTGATCATGATGGGCGTGTATATGTATAACATTAGACTGGCCCGCTCCATTAATAGTAACGCTATGCGAGCAGTAGCACTAGATAATCGGTCGGATGCTTTAGTTAGTATAGGTGCTTTTGTCGGGATTGTGGCTTCCAGCTTTGGAATTCCATGGCTTGATCCGCTTACAGCGATTATCGTAGGCCTGATCATCTGTAAGACAGCATGGGATATCTTTAGTAAAGCAACACATGATTTAACGGATGGTTTTGACGCGGAAGAACTTGAACTCATGAAAGAAACTGTAGCTGAAATTGACGGAGTGCAATCCATTAAAGATATCAAAGCCCGCATCCATGGGAACAACGTACTAGTGGATACAACGGTATTAGTGGATTCCGAGCTTAGTGTGGTGCAGAGCCATGATATTACGGAAGAGATTGAAGAGCAATTGAAGGACCGACACCAAGTTTCAAATGTGCTGGTACATATTGAACCGGTACTGAAGTAG
- a CDS encoding PQQ-binding-like beta-propeller repeat protein, whose product MIQSLHKTIIKALAVASIASPLAYSGSLSVISAEQAVISTSNPYYNEVKAPVLTPAWSAPLAILKKDRITEQNVTVLAENGKVFALQRNEKLVALNATTGKKMWEFGSALAPLFTYSNGFIYGLTQSGSLYAVNEAGKKAWSASLALPKATSIQRLGSTIYVTQESQLAAVDAVSGKIKWKAVEKSNNFTGLSDLMEAEGVIIRSYLSQGALTTAGLAAYDSQTGNKLWEKTRQFWPLTVKDGLLYSITSTLMLDDDPVNRNVKVSVFNVKTGELKGERLYTWTDTENKDGEYSFGGVNGTAFLDGNDFYIFQGKKLVKYDFWNYSAQGKPVQTWTSMAKEKDYPLNQVHQQRMLYSNYDNGTLSALKLGNGQAVVLNNGENPIVQTDLFGNVVYSGQSDGLFHAYDMLTLKPIFTVNTGSRNFSPSLKTGGMLMIRTDNKLLAIKLPSSLK is encoded by the coding sequence ATGATTCAGTCTTTACATAAGACAATAATTAAAGCTTTAGCTGTTGCAAGTATTGCATCCCCATTAGCTTACAGCGGATCATTATCCGTCATTTCCGCAGAACAAGCAGTCATTAGTACAAGCAATCCCTACTACAATGAAGTCAAAGCCCCAGTCCTTACGCCTGCATGGTCGGCGCCACTCGCCATCTTAAAAAAGGATAGAATCACAGAGCAGAACGTTACAGTACTTGCGGAGAATGGAAAGGTCTTTGCCTTGCAGCGGAATGAAAAATTAGTCGCATTGAATGCTACAACAGGTAAAAAAATGTGGGAATTCGGAAGTGCATTAGCCCCGCTGTTCACGTATAGTAACGGATTTATCTACGGACTGACCCAAAGTGGCTCGTTATACGCTGTTAATGAAGCAGGCAAAAAAGCATGGTCAGCTTCATTAGCTCTACCTAAAGCTACTAGTATACAACGGTTAGGCTCCACCATTTATGTTACACAAGAGAGTCAACTCGCAGCCGTCGATGCCGTAAGCGGAAAGATCAAATGGAAGGCTGTTGAGAAAAGTAATAACTTTACGGGCTTATCAGACCTCATGGAAGCAGAGGGGGTTATTATTCGCAGCTATCTCTCTCAAGGAGCTTTAACAACTGCCGGACTTGCCGCTTATGACAGTCAGACAGGAAATAAGCTATGGGAAAAGACTCGTCAATTTTGGCCTTTAACAGTGAAGGACGGTCTCTTATACTCCATCACCAGTACTCTTATGCTTGATGATGACCCTGTCAATCGTAATGTCAAAGTCTCTGTATTCAACGTAAAGACGGGTGAACTCAAAGGTGAACGTTTATATACATGGACAGATACCGAGAATAAAGATGGAGAGTACAGTTTTGGTGGTGTAAATGGGACGGCGTTCTTGGACGGAAATGACTTCTATATTTTTCAGGGTAAAAAGCTTGTGAAATATGATTTCTGGAATTACTCAGCGCAAGGGAAACCGGTTCAAACCTGGACTTCTATGGCTAAGGAGAAAGACTACCCACTGAACCAAGTCCATCAGCAAAGAATGTTATACTCTAATTATGATAACGGTACGTTATCCGCACTTAAACTTGGAAATGGGCAGGCTGTAGTCCTTAATAATGGTGAGAATCCAATAGTACAAACGGATCTTTTCGGTAACGTAGTTTATAGCGGACAGTCAGATGGCTTATTTCACGCTTATGACATGTTGACTTTGAAGCCAATTTTCACCGTGAACACGGGGTCACGCAACTTTTCCCCTTCTCTTAAAACAGGAGGAATGCTGATGATCCGAACGGATAATAAGCTACTTGCCATTAAGCTACCTTCTTCTTTAAAATAA
- a CDS encoding ferritin, translated as MKDGLVNTLNEQMNFEFYSAHVYLAMAAYCSGESLDGFANFFLIQAEEERFHAMKIYKFLNDRDNRATLEALPEPKNEYTSMLDAFEHAFAHEQQNTKRFYHLADLALDEREHATIYFLKWFIDEQVEEEALFSNIISKLKRIDKDSNAFYMLDAEFAARTFTAPAE; from the coding sequence ATGAAAGATGGATTAGTAAACACACTTAATGAACAGATGAATTTCGAGTTTTATTCCGCTCATGTTTATCTAGCTATGGCTGCATATTGCTCCGGTGAAAGTCTGGATGGTTTTGCAAACTTCTTTCTAATTCAAGCAGAAGAAGAACGATTCCATGCCATGAAAATCTATAAGTTCCTTAATGATCGAGATAATCGGGCTACACTAGAAGCACTACCAGAGCCGAAGAACGAGTACACATCGATGCTGGATGCTTTTGAACATGCTTTCGCTCATGAACAACAAAACACGAAACGGTTCTATCATTTGGCTGACTTGGCGCTGGATGAACGCGAGCATGCAACGATCTATTTCTTGAAATGGTTTATTGATGAGCAAGTGGAAGAAGAAGCGCTCTTTAGCAACATCATTAGTAAACTGAAAAGAATTGATAAAGATAGCAACGCCTTCTACATGCTGGATGCTGAATTTGCAGCTCGTACCTTTACAGCACCGGCTGAATAA
- the nagZ gene encoding beta-N-acetylhexosaminidase, translated as MTRLTRNNLQPKFSGRLLLASTMLSMLLLTSCSNSSNSAQSVATNSPTSESTTPPVTSATPAPSTESDPIALQISNMSLEEKIGQMLLVGIDGTVLDDQAKRMIAEDKVGGIILYKNNIQDLKGMVSLVNSMKESNSDNPIPLFMSVDQEGGKVSRMPKEYASIPSNAKVGTRNDADAAEMMGKLLAREVISAGFNMNFAPVLDINSNPNNPVIGARSFGNSAELVSTLGIAEMKGIESEGVVPVVKHFPGHGDTSVDSHLDLPIVNKTAEELAKLEWLPFQAAIKEGTDAVMVAHILFPKLDPDKPASLSSKIIGELLREEMNYQGLVITDDLTMGAIMKNYDLANAAVDTVIAGSDILLIAHGYDNEQRVIDSLLDNVKKGKIQESRIDESVYRILALKAKYNLSDEPVPVPDLTELNKDIKAWRLTIEK; from the coding sequence ATGACCAGATTAACTCGTAATAACTTACAGCCTAAATTCTCCGGCAGACTCCTGTTGGCTTCAACTATGTTATCTATGCTTCTTTTAACTAGCTGTTCCAATAGCAGTAACAGTGCTCAATCAGTCGCAACAAACTCGCCTACATCCGAATCCACTACACCACCCGTTACCAGTGCCACACCTGCTCCCTCCACAGAGAGTGATCCTATTGCTCTTCAGATTTCCAATATGAGCCTTGAAGAGAAAATCGGACAAATGCTCCTTGTTGGTATTGATGGAACCGTTCTAGATGATCAAGCAAAAAGGATGATTGCCGAAGACAAAGTCGGTGGAATCATCCTTTATAAGAACAATATTCAAGACCTAAAGGGTATGGTAAGCCTTGTTAATTCCATGAAAGAGAGTAATAGTGACAACCCTATTCCTTTATTCATGAGTGTCGATCAGGAGGGTGGTAAAGTCAGCCGGATGCCTAAAGAGTATGCTTCCATCCCCTCTAATGCAAAGGTTGGTACCCGCAATGATGCTGACGCTGCCGAGATGATGGGCAAGCTGCTCGCACGAGAAGTAATTTCAGCCGGATTTAATATGAACTTCGCTCCTGTTCTTGATATCAATAGCAATCCGAATAATCCTGTGATTGGAGCTCGCTCCTTCGGCAACTCCGCTGAGCTAGTCAGTACACTTGGGATCGCTGAAATGAAGGGCATTGAGAGCGAAGGTGTTGTGCCCGTTGTCAAACATTTCCCCGGACACGGTGATACTTCCGTCGACTCCCACCTTGATCTGCCGATTGTAAACAAAACCGCTGAAGAGCTCGCTAAATTAGAATGGCTTCCTTTTCAAGCTGCAATTAAAGAGGGAACAGATGCCGTTATGGTCGCCCACATTTTATTTCCTAAGCTAGATCCTGATAAACCAGCATCCTTATCAAGTAAAATCATTGGCGAACTACTTCGGGAAGAAATGAATTATCAGGGACTTGTAATCACAGATGATTTAACAATGGGTGCTATCATGAAGAATTACGACCTTGCCAATGCGGCGGTAGATACCGTTATTGCAGGCAGTGATATCCTACTTATCGCACACGGCTATGATAATGAGCAACGAGTAATAGATTCGCTTCTGGACAATGTAAAAAAAGGTAAGATACAGGAATCACGGATTGATGAGAGCGTCTATCGGATCTTAGCATTGAAAGCTAAATACAATCTATCCGACGAGCCAGTTCCGGTTCCTGATCTTACCGAGCTAAACAAGGATATTAAAGCTTGGAGACTTACGATTGAGAAATAG